GTCCCGATCGCCTCACCATCGGTTTCGCCCGGCGCTTCGCCACCTACAAGCGGGCCGATCTGCTCTTCCGTGACCTGCATCGGGTGCGGGCCCTGGTCGCCGACCGGGACCGACCCGTGCAGATCGTGATCGCGGGCAAGGCGCATCCGGCGGATCACCCCGGCCAGGAACTGATCCAGCACATCTACCAGCTCAGTCAGAGCAGTTCGCTGCGGGGAAGGATTTTCTTCCTCGAGGACTACGACATGCGCGTGGGTCGCGTGCTGGTGCAGGGGGTCGACGTGTGGCTGAACACGCCGCGCCGGCCGATGGAGGCGAGCGGCACCAGTGGCCAGAAGGCGGCCGCGAACGGTTCGCTGAACCTGAGCATTCTCGACGGCTGGTGGCCGGAGGCCTACGACGGCGAGAACGGATTCGCGATCGGAGAGCCCCGGGACTACGACGACCCCGAGATCCACGACCGTGAGGACGCCCTCGCGCTCTACGAGGTCCTCGAGCAGAACGTCGTCCCGACCTACTACGATCGTGACGAGAACGACGTTCCGCGGCGGTGGGTCGAGATGATGAAGAACGCCATCGCCTACTGTCTGCCGCACTTCTCGACCGGACGCATGGTGCGCGACTACGCGTTGAAGACCTACCGGCCGGTGATCGAGTCGAGCGAGCAGCGTCAGTCGACGGTCTGATCCGCCGCTCGTCCCAGCGGATGCAATGACACGACGCCCGGCGGAACCCCGTCGGGCGTCGTCGCGTCGGGCCCGGGTGTCGACCCTGCGGAGGCCGGGCGCGGATTTCCGGTGTAACCCGACTTCGATGCCCTGCGTTCCACTCCCAGCGGTCGACGTCACCCGCCGGTGTCCACGAGACCTCGGGACAGCGAGAGCCCGAACGAGCAGAGGAGAGAACGGTCGTGCGCATTCCCCGCCCCAACGTTCGCAGACGATTCGTCCTGGCCATCGCCGGTGTCCTGATCCTGACGGCCGCGGGTGCCTGGTATCTGATGGCCGACGCGCCAGCCTCGACGGCGGTCGCGCACGCGGCCGATCGAGCCGTCGACGACGACGACGTCGTCGAGCGCGTTCCCGTGGAGTTGGCCGAGGTCGTGGTCACCGATCTGCCCGACGTGTTCCGGGCCACCGGCACGCTCGAGGCCGACCGCAGCGTCGAGTTGACCACGAAGCTCGCCGGTCAGGTCACGCACCTGCACGTCGAGGAGGGGGACCGGGTCGAGCGCGGCCAGGTGCTGCTCGAGCTGGATCACCGGGAGCAGGAGCTGCGGGTCGAAGAAGCGCGGGTCCGGGCCGAGACCGCGCGCCTGGAGTACGAACGCATCCGCGGCATGGCCGAGCGTGGACTCGAGACCGACCGGCGGCTCGAGGAAGCCGAGCAGGCCTTCGAGGTGACGCGGGCGCAGTACGAGCTCACCCGGGTACGACTCGACGACCACTTCGTGCGGGCGCCGTTCTCGGGGCGGCTGACGGTCCGCCACGTGGAGCTGGGCTCGACGATACAGGCCGGCGCCCCCCTGTTCGGGATCGCCGACACCGATCCGATGAAGGTCGAGCTCTTCCTCCCCGAGCGGGTCGTGAGCCGGTTGGCCGAGGGTCAGCGCGTCACGGTGCGTCCCGACGTCGCACCCGATCGGGACCTGGCCGGCACGGTCGAGCGGATCGCACCGGTCGTGGATGCTGCGACGTCGACGGTGAAGGTCACCCTTCACGTTGCCGATCCGGGCGAGTCCGTGCGCAGTGGCAGTTTCGTCCGCTGCCGCGTCACCACCGACGTCCGCAACGGCGTCGTCGCGGTTCCCAAGAAGGCGCTCGTGGCCGAGGCCGGTGCCACCTACCTGTTCGTGGCCGATGCCGATTCCGTCCGCCGCGTCGTGATCGAGACCGGCTACCACGACGACGAGCACATCGAGGTGCGCGAAGGCGTGGTCGCGGGCGATCGTGTGGTCGTGGTCGGCCAGGGTGGCTTGCGCCAGGGCAGCCGGATCGAGGTCCTGCCCGGACCCGATGCGGCCCAGCGCGAGGACCGGGACGCGACCGCCGAGCTCGCGCGCCGCTAGCCGCAATCCCAGTCCAACCGGGGGTGACCGGCCGGGTCACCCCGTCTCCACTGCCGCCGGAGGGATTCCCATGCGGTCCGTGATCGAGTACGCCGTTCGCCACCGGGTGACCGTCCTCATGGTCTGCGTCGCCGCCGTCCTCTTCGGAGTCGTCTCGCTCCAGCGCATGCCGGTGCAGCTGCTGCCCGACGTGAGTTACCCGACGCTCACGGTGCAGACCGCCCTCGACGACGCCGCGCCGAGCGAGGTCGAGAACCTGGTCACGCGACCGCTCGAGGAAGCGGTGGGCGTGGTTCCGGGTCTGCATCGGCTGAGTTCGGTGAGCCGGGCGGGGCACAGTGAGATCGTGCTCGAGTTCGGATGGGGCACCGACATGGACTTCGCTGCACTCGACGTGCGCGAGAAGATGGACCTGGTCGACCTGCCGGAGGACGCCGACACCCCGGTGCTGCTGCGCTTCGATCCCGCGCTCGATCCGGTCGTACGGCTGGGACTGCACGGGGGCGACAACCTGATCGCACTGCGGCACGTGGCCGAGAGCATGGTGAAGAAGGACCTGGAATCCGTGGCAGGAGTCGCGGCGGCGAAGGTCCTCGGAGGTCTGCAGGAGGAGATCCACGTCGAGCTCGACGAACAGCGCCTGGCGCAGCTGGGTGTCGACGTGTCCGACGTGGTCCGGATCGTCGGTGCCGAGAACGTGAACGCCGCTGGAGGACGGCTGCGCGATCGCGATTCCCAGTTCCTCGTGCGCACCCTGAACGAGTACACCGGCCCGGAGGACGTCGCGGCCACCGTCGTACTGCGCGAGGACGGACGCGTCGTGCGTCTGGGCGACGTGGCCCGTGTGGAGCGGGCCTGGAAGGAACGCGAGATCGTCAGCCGCATGGACGGCCGACCGGCCGTGGAGGTGGCGATCCACAAGGAGGGTGACACGAATCTCGTCGAGGTCGCCGAGCGCGTGCGCGCGGCTGCAGCTCGCCTCGAGGGCGACCTGCCCGACGGGATGGAACTCGACGTGCTCGGCGACCAGAGCACCTTCGTGCAGGCGGCCGTGCGCCAGGTCCAGAGCAACGCCATGCTGGGCGGAGTGCTGGCCGTGCTGGTGCTCCTGGTCTTCCTGCAGGACCTGCGCAGCACGGCGATCATCGCCGTGTCCATTCCCACGTCGATCGTCGCGACGTTCCTCCTGCTGCACCGTCAGGGAGTGACCCTGAACGTCATGAGCCTCGGTGGGCTGGCGTTGGGCGTGGGCATGCTGGTCGACAACTCGATCGTCGTGCTCGAGAGCATCGTCCGGCACCGACGCCGCGGAGGGGACCGGGCCGAGGCAGTGGTCGCGGGCACGCACGAGGTCGCCCAGGCGGTGACGGCGTCGACGCTGACCACGATCGCGGTCTTCCTGCCGATCTTCTTCGTCGAGGGAATCGCGCGGCAGATCTTCGAGGACCAGGCCCTCACGGTGACCTTCGCGCTGCTCGTGAGCCTGGCGGTCGCGTTGACGCTCACGCCGATGCTGGCCGCGCTCGGGGGCCGGGCGAAGGAGGCGGCAGGAGCGGCCGCGCCGTCGCCGGCGGTCGGAGCCATGCCGGCTCGCCCGGAGACCGGAACGGCACCGGGCCGTGCGCGCCGTGTGTACACCCATCTGCTCGACGGGGCGCTGCGGCATCGTCTCGCGATCCTCGTGGCTGCGGTGGCCCTCTTCGGCGGGTCGCTCTTCGGCCTGCGGTCGCTCGGTGCCGACCTGATCCCGGCCTTCGCCCAGGGCGAGCTGCGATTCGCCCTCGAGTTGCCCGAGGGCACTCCGATCGAGCACACCGACAGGGTGGTCGCTCGCATCGAGTCCGCGGTCGCCGGTGTCGACGGCGTGGCACGTGTGTTCAGCAACGTGGGGCTCGACGCCGGGGCCAACGGGAGCGCGCGGGATCGGCGCGAGAACCACGCCGAGCTCGACGTGCATCTCGACGGCGCGGTCGGCCGAGACGGCGAGGCCGCCGTGGCGGCCGCCATCCGCCGTCGCCTCGAGGACTTCGAAGCGGTGCGGGCCACCCTGCAACGCCCCACTTCCTTCAGTCTGCGGGCGCCGGTGGCGGTGGAGATCTACGGCTACGATCTCGCCGAGTTGGCGCGCGCCTCGGATCTCGTGACCGAGGCCCTGCAGGGTGTCGAGGGACTGCGTGACGTCGAGAGCAGTCTGCAGGCCGGCACCCCGGAGGTGCGCGTGGAGTTCGAGCGCGACAAGTTGCGCGCCGCCGGGCTGGAACTGCGGGCCGTGACCGAGGGGCTCCGCGCGAAGATCCTCGGCCGGGTCGCGACCGACTACAAGGAACGCGATCGGCAGATCGACGTGCTGGTCCGCAGCGCGGGCGCGCGGCGGCTGGGCCTGGACGAGCTGAACACGCTGGTCGTGGGCCACGTCGACGGACGCGCGGTGCCCCTGGGTTCGGTCGCCGAGATCCACATGGACCGGGGTCCGGCCGAGATCGAGCGGATCTCGCAGACGCGGTCGGTCACCGTGAGCGGCGATCTCGTCGGCCGTGACCTGGCGTCGGTGGGCGCCGAACTCGAACAGGTGCTGGCGACGCTTCCGGTGGATGCGGGCATCACGCTCGAGGTGGCCGGGCAGAACGACGAAATGCAATCGAGCCTGCGATCGCTGGAGTTCGCGATCGCTCTGGCCGTGTTCCTGGTCTACCTGGTCATGGCCTCGCAGTTCGAGAGTCTGCTCGATCCGCTGCTGATCCTGTTCACCGTGCCGCTCGCGCTGATCGGGGTGACGGCGGCGTTGACGCTGACCGCGACCTCGGTGTCGGTGGTGGTGATGATCGGCGGCGTGATGCTGGCGGGGATCGTCGTGAACAACGGCATCGTGCTGGTCGACCTGATCGGACAGCTGCGTCGGCGGGGTCTGGCCGTGCGGGAAGCCGTACTCGAAGCCGGGGCCACGCGCCTGCGTCCCATCCTGATGACCACGACGACCACGGTGCTCGGTCTGGTTCCCCTGGCCCTGGGCCGGGGCGAGGGTGCCGAGCTCGGTGCGCCGTTGGCCGTGACGGTGATCGGGGGACTCCTGGTGTCCACACTCCTCACCTTGCTGGTGATCCCGGTCCTCTACGGCTCGGTCCACGGCCTGCGGACGGAGAGGAGCTAGGACATGTGGCTCACCCGACTCGCCGTCGACCGCCCGATCACCGTGACCATGGGGTTGATCTCGTTGATCGTGCTCGGCGCCGTGAGCACGAGCAAGCTGCCGCTGAGTTTCCTGCCACAGGCCGATCTGCCCTTCATCGGCGTTCAGGTGCCCTACGAGAACGGCATTCCGTCGCAGGTCGAGCGCGAGATCGCGCGTCCGATCGAAGAGGTGCTGGCGACGCTCGGTGGCGTGCAGGAGATCAGCAGCCAGAGCGACGAATACGGGACCTTCGTCGGCGTCGAGTTCGAGTGGGGACGGGAGATCGACGTCCTGCGGCTCGAGGTGAAGGAGAAGATCGATCAGATCCGCCCCGAGTTGCCCGGCGACGTCCGCGACATCCACCTGATGACGTGGAACACCACCGACATCCCGGTCGTCCAGGGCCGGATCAGCGCCCGCGATCGGGACCTCAGCGAGAGCTACCACCTGATCGAGCAACGCGTGATCGCGCGATTGCAGCGTGTTCCCGGAGTGGGACGCGTCACGGTGAACGGCGTCGAGCCGCCCGACGTGACCGTCTACCTCGACCTGGAACGGATGAAGGAGCACCGGATCGACGGCCGCGAGGTCTTCGCGCTGCTCCGGGACGCCGACGTCGATCTCACCGTCGGTCACGTCGAACGCGACGGCCTGCGCTATCCGGTGCGGGCCGGGGCAGGGGTCGAGCGCTGGGAGGAACTGAACGAACTCCCGTTGAACGAACGGGGTCTGAAGCTGGGCGACGTGGCCGAAGTCCACTACGGGACGCCCGTCCTGCCCTACGGTCGCTTCATCAACCTGGAGCCGGCGGTGGCCTTCGACGTGCAGAAGTCGAGCGGGGCGAACACCGTCGACGTGGTGGAGGGCGTGCGCGAGGAACTCGAGCGCATCAACGTCGACCCGACACTCGAGGGCATCGACGTGGTCATGTTCTTCGACCAGGCGGCTCAGATCACGCACGGCCTGGACGGATTGCTGACGTCGGGACTGGTGGGCGCGGTACTGGCGGTGGCGGTGCTCTACTTCTTCCTGCGCAACCTGGCGACCACCCTGATCACGGCCCTGGCGATCCCGATCTCCATCGTGGGGACCTGTACCTACCTGTTCTTCGCCGGCCACAGTCTGAACGTGCTGTCGATGATGGGTCTCATGCTCGGCGTGGGCATGCTGATCGACAACGCGGTGGTCGTGCTCGAATCGATCGTGCGTCGCATGCAGATGGGCGAGGATTCGCGGACGGCCACCCTGCGCGGGACCCGCGAGGTCGGTCGGGCGGTCGTGTCGGCCACGTTGACCTCGGTCGTCGTGTTCGCGCCCATCGTCCTCGGCGGCGGCAGCGAACTGGTGACGTGGCTGAAGGAGGTCGGGATCACCATCTCTGTCACGCTGGTGATCTCGCTGGTGGTGAGTCTGACCGTGATCCCGGTGCTCACGGCGCACCTGTTGCGCGGGCGCGGTGTGGTGCGCGAGAACCCCCTGGTCGAGGCGTGGGCGGCGCGTTACGAGCGCGTGTTGCACTGGACCGCGCTGCGCCGGCCGATCGTGACCGCATGGGTGCTGGTTCCCCTGGTGGTGGGAGCGACAGCGGGACTGGTCGTCCTCACCGGATTCGGTCCTGCGATGTCGGGAGAAGCCGAGGGGATCCGGCGGGAGTACATGACCGTGCGCTACGAGTTCACCGATGACGTGGACTATCGCACCGCACGCGACTACGCGGAGGTCGTGCAGGAAGACCTGTGGGAACGGCGCGAGGACTACGAACTGCGCCACTTGTACACCTGGTACCAGGACGGCGTGGCGATGCACCGTCTGTACTTCGATCAGGACACCGTGAGTCCCGAGAAGCTGCGGGCGATGCGCGACGCCCTGCGCGAGGACCTGCCACGCCTGGCCGGGGTCGAGTTCCTGCTCGGCGACGAGGACGGTGGCGGAAGCGGGGCGAAGACCTTCGAGGTCACCCTGCACGGCGAGGACAGCGAGGAACTCGGGCGCCTGTCGCGCGAAGTCGAGCGCCGTCTGGAGCTGTTGGACGGCGTCGAGCAGGTGACCACGGACGACGACCGCGGAAACCGCGAGCTCCGCGTGCACGTCGACGGAGATCGCGCCCGGCGCCTCGGCATGGATCCTCGTGCCGTGGCCGAGGTCATGGGTATCACCGTGCGGGGCGTTCCCCTGCCGGAGCTGCGGACCGAACGGCGGGAACTCGACCTGTGGGTGATGCTCGACGACGACGACCGCCGCACCGTCGAGGACCTGCGGTCGCTGACCATCGGCGTCGAGGACGGTCACGAAGTCACGCTCGACCAGCTGGCGACGACCGTCGAGGGACGCGGGCCCAGCCGGATCACGCGCGTGGACCAGCGTGCGGCGGTCCGGGTACGGGGGACCTACGACGGCGAGGACTTCGACGGCGCTCTCGACGAGGTACGCACGACCATGGCCGCCATGGCGCTGCCGGCCGGCTACGGCTGGAACTTCGGATCGCGCATGATGCGGCAGGAGCAACAGGAGAACGAGCTCGGTCTGAACGCTCTGCTCGCACTCGTCTGTGTCTACATGATCATGGCCGCACTCTTCGAGTCGCTACGCCATCCGCTGGTCGTGATGAGTTGTGTTCCCTTCGCCGGACTCGGGGTGGCGTGGTTCATGATGGCGACCGGTACGCCCTTCAACTTCATGGCGATGATCGGCATCGTGATCCTGATCGGGATCGTGGTGAACAACGGGATCGTGCTGATCGACCACGTCAACCACCATCGTCGCGAAGGCCTCGATCTCGAATCGGCGATCCTCCGCGGCGGTCGCGAACGCTTCCGTCCGATCCTCATGACCGCGACCACCACCGTGCTGGGACTCGTTCCCCTGGCGGTGGGGGACGGCCACGTGGGCAACGGCGAGCTCTATCCCATGGCGCGGGCGCTGATGGGTGGGCTGATCAGTTCGACGGCGCTCACGCTGCTGCTGCTGCCGACCTACTTCGTGCTGGGCGAGCGCACGCTCGCCTTCGTCCGCCGGCGCGCTCGGGTCTGGCGGGCCCGGCGGCCGTGGCGTCCGGGATCGGGATTCGGGGCCCGGCCGGAGACCCTCGCCGGCCGCACCCGTTGACCTTCGGGAGGAACCGTCGCCGGATCATGGTGTAGAGTCGTGGTCATGCGTGCTCCCGTTCGACCCGGCTTCTTCCCTCGCGTCGGTCCGAGCTCGATCCTGTGGATCGTTGTTCTCGTGTCGTCGGTCTCCGCCCACGACGGCGCCCTCGACGACGACGCGGCCCTCGAGCGCGTGCGTTCGAACTGGCTCCGGATGCGCACGCCGTCGGTGCGTCTCTACGTGGAGCCCGGCCAGCGCCCGGCCAGGGCGCAGCTCCAGGACCTCGAGGCCGCTGTCCAGCGCATGGCCCGGCGCCTCGAACTGGACCGTGCGGCGCGCGCCTCTCTTCTGCGGCAGCCGATCGAGTACGTGCTCACCAGCGACACCGATCTCATCAGCGACCTGAGCGGGATCGACGCCGAGGGCGTGGCCTTCGCCGACACGCGTCTGATCCTGGCGACGACGTTGCCGCACGAACACGAGATCGTCCACGTGCTCATGCCCCTGGCCCTTGGCACGCGGAGGACGGGCAACAACTCCTTCCTGCAGGAGGGGCTGGCCAGCGCGCTGGGCGGACACGGGGGCGAGGCGCCGTCGGCCGTGGCCGTGACCGCGGACGAGGTCCTCGGGAGCGAGCCCGTCGATCTTCGACGGATGTTCACCGAAGGCGGCTTCCACGAGTCTCCGCTGACCGCCCACGAGCGCTACGCGGTGGCCGCCCGGTTCGTCGACTACCTCTGGCGCGAGCGCGGCGGATGGGCGCGGCTGCGAGACGTGCTCGCCTATCTCGCCGGCGAGTCCGAGGAAATCCGGAGGCGGCCACCGGATGCCACCGTCGTGCAGATCGAGGGCGTGTACGGCACGCATTGGCCGCACCTGCACGCGGACTTCCTCGACTGGGTCCGTCGCCACCCGGCCACCAGCTCCATGCGCGAGGACCTCCCGGACCGGCCCGAAGACGGGGCCGCGCGCGATCACCGCCACCGTGTGTCGTTCTGGAACGAGGGCGACGCCTGGTACCTCGAGGTGCGGGCGCTCTGGGGAACGCTGGCCGCCGACGTGGCCTGGGGAGAGACCCTGCGGATCGACGGGTGGGCGGCGTCGCCGCGCGAGCCGAGGCGCTACGTCCTCGACGTCGATCGCGACGGGGCCCGCCTGCGCGATCTCCGCACGCAGGAACTGCTCATGCGCTGGCGAGCACCGCGCGACCGCGACGACGTCCTGCGCGACGTGGCGCGGCTGAGGCTCGATCCCGGCGTGGTCGGTGGTGTCGTTCCCGAGGGTTGGGCGGTCTGGTCGCGGCCGACCTTTCCGCCGCGCTGAGCGCTCAGTCGCGCTCGCGCTCGACCTGTTCGCGGTAGCGCTCGTGCAATCGCCGTGTCCACGGGCCGGCGGTCTCGTCGCCGATCACCGTGTTGTCCACGGCGACCACGGGGACGATCTCCTTCACCGATCCCGTCAGGAACACCTCGTCGGCGAGCAGCAGGTCCCGGATCTCGCCGAGGACCTCGTCGATGCGCAGCCCGAGTTCACCGGCCAGCTCCAGGACGATCTCGCGCGTGATTCCCGGCAGCAGACCGAGGCGCGGCGACGGTGTGCGCAGGACGTTTCCGTCGACCGCGAACACGTTGCCGGTAGCGGCCTCGAGCACCCGTCGGTGCGAGTTCACGAGCAGCGCCTCGTCGAAACCGGCCTCGCGTGCGAAGCGCAGCGCCATGAGCGACGGCAGGTAGTTCAGCGACTTCAGCTGGGGGAAGTTGCCGCGGGCGAAGGCCGGTTGCATGGACATGATCCGGATCCCGTCGCGCTGCTGCGCGTCGAGCTGCGGCGTGACCGCGCGCGCGGTGATCATCGTGACCGGCTCGAGGGCAGTGGGGGCGGCGCCGACGTGGTCGGTGGTGTCGTCGCCACCGCGGCTGATCTGCAGCCGGACCCGCGCGTCGGTCTCCATGAGATCGTTGGCGTCGAGCAACGCGGTGATCCGTGTCGACCAGTGCTCCCGGGTGTCGTCGAAGTCGAGCTGCAGCAGCTCGGACTGCCGACGCAGACGCTCGAGGTGGTCGTCCAGACGGAACAGGAACCCACGGTAGCTCCGCAGGGTGTCGAAGAGCCCGTCGCCGTACTGGTAGGCACCGTCGAAGGGCGAGACCCGCGCATCGGCGGCGTCGACGAGGGCTCCGTCGAGGTCGACGATCATCGCTTCCACGTCCCGGATCGAGATCGAAGAGAGGGTTCACACGGCGGCGCCGAGTGAAGCGAAGAAGGACCGCGCCTTCAACCGGGCTTCTTCGTACTCGCGATCGGGGTCGCTGTCGAGCACGATGCCGCCGCCGGTGCCGAAGTGGACGGCGCCATCCTGCCACACCGCGGTGCGGATGGCGATGCTCCAGTCCATGTCGCCGTTGGGCGCGACGGCCCCGATCGCACCCGTGTAGGGACCGCGTGCGGCGGTCTCCACGGCGGCGATGATCTCGCAGGCCCGCCGCTTGGGCGCGCCGGTGATCGATCCACCGGGAAAGAGCGCGCCGAGCAGTTCGTGCCCGCGCGAGGGCACGAGCCGGGCGTGGACGTCGCTGACCAGATGGATGAGCCCGCGCGCGCGCAGCGTCGCCATCAAGGGGTCGACGCGCACGGTACCCGGCCGTGCGATCCGGCCGAGGTCGTTGCGGCAGAGGTCCACGATCATCACGTGCTCGGCCCGATCCTTCTCACTGGCCCGCAACGCGTCGACGGAACCGGCGGGGGCCGTGCCCTTGATCGGCCCCGTGCTCACCCGGTCGCCGCGCCGGCGCAGCAGTCGTTCGGGACTGTGCGAGGTGATCGTCGCGCCCTCGAGCCGCAGGTAGGCGGCCAGGGGTGTCGGGTTCCCGCGCGCCTCGCGCCGGAACCCCTCGAAGGGATCGACCGAACTCTCCGCCCGGGCGAATCCGGTCAGATTGATCTGATAGACGTCCCCGCGGAGCAGGTGCTCGCGGACGACGCCGACGGCGTCACGGTGCCAGTCGCGGTCGAAGAACCGGACCGCTCCGGTCCCACCCCCGAGCCGACGCGCGGCCGGTGTCCGCAGGGCGTCGAGGACGGTCGCCCGCGCATCGCGGTCGCGGTGCACGACCAGGCGCGCGGGACGGCCGGGGTCGAAGACCAGGGCGTGGTCGTAGGCGGCGAGCCAGACCTCGGGCACGGAGAAGGGCGCGGCGACCGGACTCCGCGCCCCGAAACGTGCCGTCCCCGCTTCGAAGGAGAGGGCACCGGCCATCCACGGTACGTCCGGCTCGGGCGCGGCCGGTGCCAGGTGCTCGTTCAGCGCGGAGGGCCAGCGCAGTGGATCGGGATCGAGTGGACCGACATCGGGGGCGTCTCCGGACCATCTGGGCCGGCCGTCCGGCCCGCACGTCAGGGTCCAGCGGGGCCCGAACAGCAGGACCGAACGCCCCCGACGGTGGCCGGAGTGCAGGAGCACGGTGCCCGGGCGGTTGGCGACCGTGGCCGCCGCGTCCAGGGGATCGGTCTGGAGGTCGAGCGTGGTGGTCATGGGAGCGGCACTCCGGCCGGGGGAGCCGGAGTGCCGCGGAGCAGGCTACACCGCCGGAGGAGGGCGCGCCACACGGGGGCGCGCTCCGGCGGGAATCCGATCACCAGGGCGTCGCGGTCGCGGGCTCGTCGTCCAGCAGCAGTTGCTTGGCCCGCAGCAGCTTGCCGGCCTGATCCAGCACCTCGCGGGGAGCGCCGCCCTGGGCCTGCAGGCTCTCGCAGTCGGTCTGGACCCGGTCGACGGCGTCGATCACCCGCGCCACGCCGCACTCGATCCACTTCGACTGGATCTCGGTCCCGCCGTGCTCGGCCGCCAGCGCCCGACAGCGTTCGTAGGCCTTCTCCACGTGGTTTTCGGCGAGATCGACGTCGACCAGGTTGAGCTCGGCCGCCGTGTAGTCGGGGCGGAGCTCGACGGCGCGGCCGAAGCATGCGCGGGCCTTCTCCCAGTCCTGCAATTGGAAGTGGACGACGCCCTGGTTGTTCAGGAATTCGGCGTCGTCGGGATCGAGCGCTCCCGCGCGCTCGAAGTCTTCGAGGGCGCCCAGATAGTTGCCACTCCGGAAGCGCATCAGCCCACGATTGTACCAGGGGTTCGGGGCGTCGGGGGTGAGCTCCGCGGCACGGCCGAAGGCCCCTTCGGCCTCCTCGTGCCGCCCCATGGCCGCGCAGATGGCGCCGAGGTTGTTGAAGACCTCGGGAATCCCAGGATTGCCCTCGGCGATGTCG
The sequence above is a segment of the Candidatus Krumholzibacteriia bacterium genome. Coding sequences within it:
- a CDS encoding anthranilate synthase component I family protein, whose translation is MTTTLDLQTDPLDAAATVANRPGTVLLHSGHRRGRSVLLFGPRWTLTCGPDGRPRWSGDAPDVGPLDPDPLRWPSALNEHLAPAAPEPDVPWMAGALSFEAGTARFGARSPVAAPFSVPEVWLAAYDHALVFDPGRPARLVVHRDRDARATVLDALRTPAARRLGGGTGAVRFFDRDWHRDAVGVVREHLLRGDVYQINLTGFARAESSVDPFEGFRREARGNPTPLAAYLRLEGATITSHSPERLLRRRGDRVSTGPIKGTAPAGSVDALRASEKDRAEHVMIVDLCRNDLGRIARPGTVRVDPLMATLRARGLIHLVSDVHARLVPSRGHELLGALFPGGSITGAPKRRACEIIAAVETAARGPYTGAIGAVAPNGDMDWSIAIRTAVWQDGAVHFGTGGGIVLDSDPDREYEEARLKARSFFASLGAAV
- a CDS encoding tetratricopeptide repeat protein, with protein sequence MNRPNDGAPTDGATATQTQPQDDALARDVARAKERIEAGDLEGGLSAFRDIAEGNPGIPEVFNNLGAICAAMGRHEEAEGAFGRAAELTPDAPNPWYNRGLMRFRSGNYLGALEDFERAGALDPDDAEFLNNQGVVHFQLQDWEKARACFGRAVELRPDYTAAELNLVDVDLAENHVEKAYERCRALAAEHGGTEIQSKWIECGVARVIDAVDRVQTDCESLQAQGGAPREVLDQAGKLLRAKQLLLDDEPATATPW